The DNA region CTGCGCGGTTTCTTCGGCTCACGTTCCTAGTCTGTGATCAGTACTGCGCATGTGCAAATCCCACCAGACGCGGGATGGCTTACTTCTTCGGGTGATTTGACTGTTATCAGGCTATTTCACACATCTGTCCCAAATATATGGGCAAATTTATGaggaattattatatatatatatatatatatatatatatatatatatatatatatatatatatatatatatatatatatatatatatatatatgtaacaattGTGTTTAGTTCAACTACATAGTTGCGCATTGCAGATGAATTATTCTGTAAATACAAGCTAGCTAAATAAGAACTTACACCAATTACCCCCACATTTAAAGGTTATAATTTTCTCCCTAGCTGGATGTAACGTGCTGCACTCGGTCTAAACGTTTTGAACTTTGCTCTTCTAAGATGATTTGGCGTTGTTTCATATGCtacatttttgtggcattgactCTGAAAAAACTATTGAGTCACATTAACTCTTTGCACAGTCGCAGCCCTGACTTTCGCGTGGTGTGTGGCATTGATGGCTGTCTAAGTGAGTATAGGGTGTATAACTCCTATTACTATCACGTAAAGCGAACGCACGCGCATCATCTTCTCCAAGTGGAAGGTGCCGAGGAGGAAGGATCTACTCGCCATGGCTCACCAGGAACACGTGAGAGGACAGCCACAAACAACCAAACTAATGTGAGCCTTGTGGCTGAGGTCTGTGCAATGCAGCAACATTCTTCAGAGGCTGAAGTGGGTTCAAGCATCGTCACTCAAACGGTACGTCATTATTTATGGTATTCAGGTAGACTAGTATCAGATTGTCTGGTGGTGCTAGCTACCAATGCCAacattttccctttttttaatAGAGATGTTAATCTGTTTCAGAGTGGATTTCAAGAAGGTGGAGAGGGTCGTGTGAACGTTGACCTTTTCAAACATGCAACTGCATTTCTTCTTCAAGCCAGAGAAACCCATCGAATGACACAGGTAATTTATCCCATTGTTTTCCAATGAATGGTATTTCATTGTTAGTAGCAAGCTTAATAGCAATAAgcttataatgtaaaaaatgacttaaaggggtcatactatgcaaaatccactttttcCCGTCTTCAACAGAACTATGTGTCCCTGGTGTGTCTAGAGACCCTCAAAATATGAGAAAAAAagtcctctctttctctcctgctCCATCTTTCAGTAAATGTGTATGCAAAcatgacatttacatttggctcCCCTTATTACATCACATGCAGGAACagtaactgtagtaaccatagtagACTCCCAGAATGCTCTGTCTAAAACGACTTGTTTCAGACAGAGGATGAACTGAGGGGCTGCATAAAGGGCCAGCATAAGATAAATAAGGATTTTTTTGGAATTGTCAATCATCCAAAACTACTATAGTTGAGTCCCAGAATAAAAATATAGAGGTGGAAATGAGCATAATGAGGCCTGCATATGTGAGTATGTTGTAACAGTTGGAATTGAGCTGAATGGAATGTTAGAATAGAATGATTAGATGATAGTTTTGCTGATTCCTAGGATGGTTGATGTAGTCAGTTTAAGCACAGAATTAGAAgtctatacatttttatttctttggtcTTTACTGATGTTTCACAACAGTGAAGACCAAAGAAATTAAACTAGGCTAGATTTTGAATTTGGTGGAGAAGACCAAATACTTAAACCACCTAAGGAATCAGCAGACATATAGCATTATATACTAACATTCCATTCAACCTCAATTCCAACTGTCGCATAGCCTTGTTCATATTCCTCTCATTAGTTtgtcatttgtttgtttatttgtatatttgttgTTTTCCCCCTTCTCCAGAGAGCTGTTAACCAGATGGTCAGTGGAGTCCAGCAATACCAGGCGGCATTACTGCAGCACCTAAAACATCAAATGAGTAACATGATTGAGACATATTCTGGGGATCTGGATCAGCTGAAGAGTGATGCAATGGGAATATTTGACCAGTTTACTGACCCTTTCAGTCAAATTGCTACAACTCATTTGCAGGATAAGACAATCAAAGAACTGTTACAACCAATTGAACCAGAGCTTATTATAtcaaaaaatacagtatgttatgtGAAAAGTGGAGACTCCAGAGTCCTTACCATTAAAAACCATTACTTTTATTATATACCATTGGTGAAAAGTTTGGAGCAGCTGTTATTCCATCCAAGAATTCTTGCAGTGATTGAAGAGGGGCCACAGCCATGCAAAAATGGATTTTTTCATGATTTAGTTGATGGAGACATTTTTAAATCGCACCCACTGTTTTTGAAAGTTCCCACAGCATTGCAGTTAATTTTATATACAGACGAAATTGAATTATGCAATCCTCTTGGATCTCGGGCAAACAAAAATAAGTTGTTATTGATTTATTACACCTTGGGTAACATCAAACCTAAATACAGATCTAGACTTGCTGCCATTCGTCTGCTTGccatggtaaaatcaaaagatcTTTCCGATTGTGGTATTGATAAGATATTTGAGAGGATTAACCGTGACTTAATTGAGCTGTATGATGGTGTTAAAGTTGTCACTGCAAATGGTGAGAAGACAATTTGTGGGGCGCTTATGTCTGTGTGTGGAGACACTCTAGCTCAGCATGAAGTGGCTGGATTTAAGGAAGGAGTAGGGTTTGCCTACAGTAAATGCAGACACTGCGAATGCAACTTTGAAGACATGCAGGAACAATTTAATGAAGATTTGTTTGTTAAAAGGACCATGGCAAGTCATATCAGGCAATGTAGTGACATTGAAAAGGCAAGCACTGACTTTCTGAAAGAAAATCTAAAAACGACATATGGTATTAACAGGAGAAGCAAATTAACAGAATTTCCTCAATTTGATGTAATCAATCAAACCCCACAAGACATCATGCATGTTATTCTTGAAGGTGTTGCCCCATATGAAATCAAATGTGTTTTAAAGTATCTTGTGCTTTCAGGGCATATGGAGCTAGACACATTCAACTGTGCAATTATTGGTTTCCCTTATTCTCCTGTGGATGCGAGGGATAAGCCTTGCCCCATATCTGTCAATACACTGTCATCAAATGACAATAAACTGAAACAGTCAGCTGGGCagatgctggttttgttaaagATCCTGCCATTTCTCATTGACACAATTGAAGAAAATGATTACACACAAATGCTGCTTAAGTTGTTAGAGATAGTCAAAATTCTGTTTTCACCTATTATTGCTCTCCCAACTCTTTCAAGGCTGAAGCTTTTAATAGAGCAACATTTGAAAGATTTCAAACAACTGTTTCCAGATACAAATATCATACCTAAACAGCATTACCTTCTGCATCTTCCTTCTCAGATTAAGGCACTTGGTCCTATGGTGAGGCATATGTGTATGCGCTTTGAGTCAAAGCATTGCTTTTTCAAGCAGTGGGCTTTGAAAAGTAGTTTTAagaatatttgtaaatctcttGTGAAGCACAATCAACTATATGAATGTAGTCAGAATGtgcatgagaaacatccaatttTTTCAAGTGAAGTTGAAATGGGCCCAGTCTCTGAGGTTAAAAATGTTCACTATGTAGAAGGAAAGATGAAAGACTTCTTAGGAATAGAGCAAGTTCAACATGTAGTTTCTGTAAAGTGGATTATGCAACATGGAAATAAGTATACATGTGAGAAAACTTTGGTTATTTCTAATGTCATCAATAGTACTCCAGAGTTTGGACTTGTGAAAAACATCTACATAGTAAATTCGTCAGTGTATTGTTTTGAATGCCAACCTCTCTCTATAACCGAGTGGAATGATCATTATTTAGCTTATGAGGTAGAAGTTCCCTACCTAGCTCAAGCCAATATTTTTGTGGATGCTGAAAAACTTGTTGATTATACACCATACTACTATTTGACCTTCAATAATAGCAAGTACATTCCAATGAAGTATGATCTCACAGACATCAATGAACATCACTCCCTTTGATTTTCTAGGGAGCATTTCATAgtacttttattttttctcctctCACCACTGAATCATTTAGATAAGGCCAGTGTGTATGAGATACTTTAATAAGGAACTGATTTATTAATGTATGTGTTCATGGGGTTCCAGTGTATTAAGGCCATTATGGTATTCAGTGAATACTTTTGAATAATGCTCAAATAGAGTGGctgttaaatataatttaagcAATGACATTTTACTGTTTAAGTCATATATACAGTTTATTTAGCCTTTCAAATGTGGAGATTGTTTTTTATGTAACAACATTGAAAACTTTGTTGGCCTTTTGGATGTTTTTGCTTTTGCCTCTATGTGCatcattgtattttttatattttattcaattttgttGGAATTCTattttggttaaaggaatagttcaacgtTCTGGGAATCCAtagagtcttgtgaacactgTGAGATTGACAGGCAAGCAGCAGAGACTCCAGAAAGTCACAATATGATGTATGAGTTTTGGGCAAAATCTGTTGAACTTGAGGGTTTCCAATAAAGcagatttattttcttaaatcaaGTAAGTCTAATTCTTGAAACAAGATGATTCatcttttacaaataacacagcaGCTAAAAAAACCTCATGGAATGTCAAAAAAGCTTGTTTCAGCTGACATACAACTCAAAATAAGATGTTTTCAAGACTCTCTCACTTAACAAGATATTCAAGATGCATTGTCTTAAAACAAGTCCCTATATCTCACTGAAATGTTACTTGTTAGGCGATTGTGTCTTATATTAAGTGTAATGAGATATTTTGACTAGAAATAAGACAAATATACTTGGTAAGATTTTGAGTTTTTGCAGTNNNNNNNNNNNNNNNNNNNNNNNNNNNNNNNNNNNNNNNNNNNNNNNNNNNNNNNNNNNNNNNNNNNNNNNNNNNNNNNNNNNNNNNNNNNNNNNNNNNNNNNNNNNNNNNNNNNNNNNNNNNNNNNNNNNNNNNNNNNNNNNNNNNNNNNNNNNNNNNNNNNNNNNNNNNNNNNNNNNNNNNNNNNNNNNNNNNNNNNNNNNNNNNNNNNNNNNNNNNNNNNNNNNNNNNNNNNNNNNNNNNNNNNNNNNNNNNNNNNNNNNNNNNNNNNNNNNNNNNNNNNNNNNNNNNNNNNNNNNNNNNNNNNNNNNNNNNNNNNNNNNNNNNNNNNNNNNNNNNNNNNNNNNNNNNNNNNNNNNNNNNNNNNNNNNNNNNNNNNNNNNNNNNNNNNNNNNNNNNNNNNNNNNNNNNNNNNNNNNNNNNNNNNNNNNNNNNNNNNNNNNNNNNNNNNNNNNNNNNNNNNNNNNNNNNNNNNNNNNNNNNNNNNNNNNNNNNNNNNNgtatcagagttacaaatgacttgctcttatcatctgatcgaggctgcatttcttttctagtgctcttagatcttagtgctgccttcaacaccatagagcatgacattctcttggataggttTAAGAATTATGTTGCCATTTGTAGActggcattagcatggtttaggtcctatttattcgaccactaccactttgtctgtgtaaacaaggaattgtcagatcaagctAAAgataagtatggagtgccacaggaagCAGTTCTAggtcctctgcttttctctttgcatatgctccccctgggagacattatcaagaaccatggaattagttttcactgttatgctgacgatacccaacattATATTTCCTTGAAATCCAACGAAATTCCCCAATTCTTCAAGTTAGCAGAATGTgtcaatgatatcaaagactggatggctagaaattccttatgctcaattctgacaaaacagaggtttCCCCCAAAGttctttttctccattaatcttatggagttttgttttcCTAACCACAGTCACTTTTGGCTTGCTTAATGTgggtctaaagacaaataataattttaaggcataatctacCATCAAACACCACAATGAAGACTTTATACACttgagacattatagacattacagcttcattttctgttacagcataatatactgtaaaacTGGTTTGAAACTACGTGTTTTGTGAAAAtccctatacaaataaaaatgacttgactttcagCTGCAGATGGCACGAGTGaaccagcatatatatatatatatatatatatatatatatatatatatatatatatatatatatataaaaagagtgaatgggcacttaagagcaCGCATGACATGTtcatggaaaatgtctctatgcgatcgatcatacagatgtaggtaagtttgcaccaattcgctaataactctgcttgccggtgtgttcatgttgactgtttTTAACCCTTATGCATTGTTCATCATTAAATAACGTTCCAGTTGTTCCATAAACGCGTAATTCTTTTAATTGTTATTCTTTTAATTGTTATtaaagaaatgtaacaactctaaattaaaatcatgtaaaaGCACTAAATTTGTGCATTTTGGTTGGACTTTTGGGTatcttttattaattatttactaatttatttacctatatTACCTTGAATTTGAAAATTGACTTTTGACtttatgaatattttctcaaatactgaaccaatCCTAATAAATTATATACGGTCtgaaagcttaaagtctcaagaatcaaACTGTGCTGTCCACACCCAAATGAAATtccaagtataaacactagatgGCTGCAGATAGCTACTTATTCATCCTTGGTTGAAGAGAAAATGATTTCTAGATTTTGCCAgaagttctgcatttagataattatttaaatattatcaaagactacttttgtcaaagtttagcattttgttaTATTTGCTTTAGGTTATTTTGTTGTCAGTTTTTGTATTCCTGAAATGAGTAGAATAACAAGTAACGacctaatttatccctggttgtaacaggatagtctgaccagttcagttttgtgtgtgtgtgttttgcagtctTGATGTTTCGTAGTCACacccctttttgttttttctgcattgtgcctgttttttagattttatattataaataataaaaaataaatattggtgatttttagtgtttcccattcatttcctatggcggttAATTTTGACCTGGAACAGTACAAGTTACCACTTAGACTGATGGAATTATCACcgatttctttgtgtgtgttcagatatcaaatggacaaaaagtcaccaagtctcgtaCCCTTCAGATAAAGtaaaccagttttattgaaggAACAAAAttgatttcagtcaaaaatgactgaaCAGTGCATGAGGGTTTACCGAATGAATGGTAAGTCTGCCTCAAAGTAGgtagagctccaggtcacacctaatgATGAAGTGGACCAGTGACAGTAAGAAAGTGTCTAGGAGCCGGTACAATGATTTCCTGAAAGTTCGTCCTGGCAAGCTATTACAAACCACTGAAATTACCTCAAGAATACCttagttttggccagatttttcaGTCACAcacgttcgttcttcgatttcatataAAGACACACACGGCCCTATTTTTATAACTGCGTGTACTCTGAACACGCAGTATGTGCATTAGCATGTTTTTTGTTACACTTATTAGTGGATCCACAATGTACCAACACTCATGCTAGAAGATGATGTAATCGCCGCTAACAACATGTAACGAAGGTGGAAACaaaaacagtggatgtgcacgtcatgAACgcttgtgtgaggaggtcaggagacacCTGAATGTgtagagtctgaaggaatataaagacaggTTTATGGCTCTAAACTCCAGAAGAGAAAtggtccagtatctcatagcagtcgtagtgtgcatgcacCAACTTAGTGTATGCACGTAAAGTCAAACGGATTAGGCTACACCTGAGTGTTCGACGGCGCAAATATATGAAGCGTTCGCATCAAAATTGAAGTATACTTTAGGCTTTACTCGGTGCCACATGCACGCGCACTTAAGTGTGCAAGAaagccgggggcctgggtagcaaagtgagttttgacgctgactaccacccctggagtcgcgagttcgaatccagggtgtgctgagtgactccagccaggtgtcctaagcaaccaaattgtcccagttgctattatgtggctcgtcgtgcatgacaccacggagactccacatgtggaggctcatgctaccctctgtgatccacatgccccattgagagcgagaaccagtaAATGGGACCACGAGGtagttaccccatgtgtctctaccctcacAGATACTTTCATAAGCCCAAACTCCAATCCATCTTCCTTGTGTCCAGTCACTGTCACTGACCACAGCTTTCTAAGTGAGCTCTTCTGCTTCAAGTTCAGACCTCCACACCGCCAGTCTCTCCTCTGACCCCAGACCCATAGACGAGGGGGAGACACTATTGTCCTCACGCTAATCAGAGGGCCAATTGAAAATCGCTCGATTCGATTACAGCCATCTGCATATTGAGCATCTGCCCCTGAAATCTGGCCACCTCCCCCTCCTGCTTTTGACCTTCTGGGCACCCCCCAATGACCCTATGGCCGCCCTTGACCCGCTCGCCCCTTTTTCCCCTCTTTCTCTTCAAACCCCTCACAATCGTTGACCTGTTCCAAAGACAGCCTCTCTAAAGTTCAAGGTAAACACCCTTCCCTCACTGTCTCTGCTCATCATGACATGCAGCGCTCTTTTTCAGTTCTCACGGAGTGTATGTCCCCACTGGCCACCCATGTGAAAACTGCAGATCTAGACTAAAACAAATCCATCCCCTATTGATGTTCTTCTTTTAGTTTGTATCCTCTTGTATGTTCTTCAGGCTTAATTGTCACATTTTGTCAGTCTATAGTGGTTGTGGTAGTAAACCTTGTCAAGGTTAAAACAATGTGGGCTAGATAGCATCAAAACACTTCTGTGTATCTACTTTACATTGTTTAGGAGGAACTGTTCAAAATGGATTTTACATGGAATTTATAGAGCAAATCGTTTGTTATTTAGTGGTCCAAAACTATAAATACTTGAACATGATTCACTTAATAAACTGTCTGAATCGAATGTGTTTGCTTGTTTAAACCAGTGTGGTTAGCATCATATTTGATGAAAATGAGGTTATCCTAAAAAATTTACTTGAGCAAGATGAAGGATTTTGTCACTTGAACAAGCGTTTCTGGACATTTACAAAGTTCACATTTTGACACCCTACTGTTTGTGGTTCATCAAATGCAACACCAGCAGAACCCACTGGAGATCCTTCAGACATACTTTAAAGGTGCCTAAAATATCCTATCTGTGTACTCAAGGAACTTCAATGTCTATTTCTAGAGCCTCAACACCTTTCCCTTATGATAGGTTTGATAGGAACTGTTGATAGTCTTTAGAGTTCTTGCAGGAACTAAAAGTAAAAGCTGATTTTAGCCAAATGACTTTAACACATTTCTTACCCTCAGACTACGATTCCATCTAATCAGAAGATATTAAACATGTTTGATTTTTCTGGGCCGATACAACACAGAGTAGCAGCAACAACAGTTTCCAGTACTTGTgtctatttgtttacatttgtcatGTGACTGCTAGAATAACTGCTAGAGTTTGTGATCGAATCATATTGACAGTCGGGTAGTATGTGATCCCCAGTTGGTTGGTGTGTGATACCCAGTTTTTGCCTGTAGCAATGGTCAAAGTTTTAGCAGCTCCGGGCCAGCAGTCTCAGAACAGACATTTACAGCAGTTCATTTGcaaagttgtttacttgctaaCTGCTTAGATATAAAATTCAACAACATTAAAAGACAATATATTGAGTGTCATACATTagtgaatcaaacattactcagGGGAAattgtgtagttttgtgtttgACAAAGTGTACTCtgtattgttttaatgtttaattgtatgttttaatatattgtattcccatcattattaaatccttATTATTTGTGTATAATTTAACTGTTTTATAATAGGTGTACTATTTTTAACTTAAccaagttttcttgcattgtctgctGAGGCTAAAAATGTGTAATAATTCATACCTGCAAATTCAGCACAGGTGAAAAAGGTGACTTGGTGTAACTTTTCCTTTGACCAAATGTTTAAATGGGGAATgtcttgcttttttctttttctttattgttttccATGAGGTTCACGTTTCTGTGTACTACTCCTTTAACACTTCAACATATACACCCACTGTATTATGATTGGCTAACGTCTTTACAGTGCAAACAATAGAAAAAAGATTTTCTAGAGACATTGTATTGATACCCTTTTCCTGTAACTTTGACTACTTTGATGGCAAGAGCAGAATAAGGGGTGGCAACACACCACTTAAGTATATacagggttaggagggttacttttaaaatgtattccacttcagattacagaatacatgctgtaaaatgtaatttgtaatgtattccgttagattactcaaggtcagtaatgtattctaaatactttggattacttcttcagcactggtagatttttttcacttgttttgactataaaaactctgccagtacagtaagacaaaataaacacgttaaaaatacattctctgaaaaacctaaatatcttatgcagtgttgtttctaaaacaagatcaatcaaattgatcttgttttaaggatttttagatatttttacaggaaaacaatacaaaaattattatcaagaatatgatttttgccctaatatcaaaggtcttactagaaaaaaagaaattatgatccaacgtgaattttcttgataataaaatatgatcatgcctggtaacgtgcatgtaaaatggctagaaatagcattttatcttagtgtaaagctgacaatttacacaaggtttatttctatttcttctgctccaaacttacttcaaacttacttctctgtctgctcgtatgaatgtatcacatcataagaaagtgtttcactgctgttcaaatgcactttggatcacatcatttatatgtataaatgttttccatctgaaaggactaaatattaaatgaaacaaatgacaataaaatgcaaagtaatctcttcagtaatcaaaatactttttgaatgtaactgtattctaaataccaattatttaaattgtaactgtagtggaatacagttacttatattttgtatattaaatatgttatcccattactccccaaccctgagtgtgtacacacacacaaaagtttcgaaacacataaaaatgttcacatttaagaatagtagtaaagtcatcaaaactatggaataacataaatggaactatgggaattatgttgtgactaaacaaaatccaaattaaatcagaactgtgttatattttagcatcttcaaagtagtcaccctttgcctagaatttgcagacattttctcaaccaacttcttgaggtatcaccctgggatgctttttaaacagtattgaaggagtgtggagtgagagagggagccTGGGTTATCCGtgacaatatacatatatatagctTTATTGCAGTTGCATTGTCAGGATTAACAGCATGAATGTGTTAGTGCAGCAGGAGCTCAGGAGACATAGCTGTTAAAATTCAGCTCCTGTGTGTTGAAGAGCCCTTGAGCAGGAACCTGCTCCTGATGGGACTCTGCTATAGAGGTACATTTGAAGCAGTGGGTGTAAACTGCTCTCAGTTCAGTTCAAAGGCACTAAATAAATAGTCACATTACAATTTTCCATATGTAGAATATCTGATTTGTGAAGTGGTCTAAAAGCACTAACATGATGATATTACAGGATGATCCTCATACTATCTCCATACTTAAGCATAAGACTGCAAACTACAGCCTATATTAGGGCACTACCTGCATCACTCAGTCAATTTAGgtaatattttgaataaattaatattattcaaTGAGCACGATTAACattacacatacaggtgcatctcaataaattagaatgtcgtggaaaagttcatttatttcagtaattcaactcaaattgtgaaactcgtgtattaaataaattcaatgcacacagactgaagtagtttaagtctttggttcttttaattgtgatgattttggctcacatttaacaaaaacccaccaattcactatctcataaaattagaatattttgacatgccaatcagctaatcaactcagaacacctgcaaaggtttcctgagccttcaaaatggtctctcagtttggttcactaggctacaaaatcatggggaagactgctgatctgacagttgtccagaagacaatcattgacacccttcacaaggagggtaagccacaaacattcattgccaaagaagctggctgttcacagagtgctgtatccaagcatgttaacaaaaagttgagtggaaggaaaaagtgttgaagaaaaagatgcacaaccaaccgagagaaccgcagccttatgattgtcaagcaaaatcgattcaagaatttgggtgaacttcacaaggaatggactgaggctggggtcaaggcatcaagagccaccacacacagacaagtcaaggaatttggctacagttgtcgtattcctcttgttaagccactcctgaaccacagacaacgtcagaggcgtcttacctgagctaaggagaagaagaactggactgttgcccagtggtccaaagtcctcttttcagatgagagcaagttttgtatttcatttggaaatcaaggtcctagagtctggaggaagggtggagaagctcatagcccaagttgcttgaagcccagtgttaagtttccacagtctgtgatgatttggggtgcgatgtcatctgctggtgttggtccgcgatgtcatctgctggtgttggtccattgtgttttttgaaaaccaaagtcactgcacccgtttaccaagaaattttggagcactt from Myxocyprinus asiaticus isolate MX2 ecotype Aquarium Trade chromosome 30, UBuf_Myxa_2, whole genome shotgun sequence includes:
- the LOC127420693 gene encoding uncharacterized protein LOC127420693 isoform X1, with protein sequence MIWRCFICYIFVALTLKKLLSHINSLHSRSPDFRVVCGIDGCLSEYRVYNSYYYHVKRTHAHHLLQVEGAEEEGSTRHGSPGTRERTATNNQTNVSLVAEVCAMQQHSSEAEVGSSIVTQTVRHYLWYSGRLVSDCLVVLATNANIFPFFNRDVNLFQSGFQEGGEGRVNVDLFKHATAFLLQARETHRMTQRAVNQMVSGVQQYQAALLQHLKHQMSNMIETYSGDLDQLKSDAMGIFDQFTDPFSQIATTHLQDKTIKELLQPIEPELIISKNTVCYVKSGDSRVLTIKNHYFYYIPLVKSLEQLLFHPRILAVIEEGPQPCKNGFFHDLVDGDIFKSHPLFLKVPTALQLILYTDEIELCNPLGSRANKNKLLLIYYTLGNIKPKYRSRLAAIRLLAMVKSKDLSDCGIDKIFERINRDLIELYDGVKVVTANGEKTICGALMSVCGDTLAQHEVAGFKEGVGFAYSKCRHCECNFEDMQEQFNEDLFVKRTMASHIRQCSDIEKASTDFLKENLKTTYGINRRSKLTEFPQFDVINQTPQDIMHVILEGVAPYEIKCVLKYLVLSGHMELDTFNCAIIGFPYSPVDARDKPCPISVNTLSSNDNKLKQSAGQMLVLLKILPFLIDTIEENDYTQMLLKLLEIVKILFSPIIALPTLSRLKLLIEQHLKDFKQLFPDTNIIPKQHYLLHLPSQIKALGPMVRHMCMRFESKHCFFKQWALKSSFKNICKSLVKHNQLYECSQNVHEKHPIFSSEVEMGPVSEVKNVHYVEGKMKDFLGIEQVQHVVSVKWIMQHGNKYTCEKTLVISNVINSTPEFGLVKNIYIVNSSVYCFECQPLSITEWNDHYLAYEVEVPYLAQANIFVDAEKLVDYTPYYYLTFNNSKYIPMKYDLTDINEHHSL
- the LOC127420693 gene encoding uncharacterized protein LOC127420693 isoform X2, whose product is MIWRCFICYIFVALTLKKLLSHINSLHSRSPDFRVVCGIDGCLSEYRVYNSYYYHVKRTHAHHLLQVEGAEEEGSTRHGSPGTRERTATNNQTNVSLVAEVCAMQQHSSEAEVGSSIVTQTSGFQEGGEGRVNVDLFKHATAFLLQARETHRMTQRAVNQMVSGVQQYQAALLQHLKHQMSNMIETYSGDLDQLKSDAMGIFDQFTDPFSQIATTHLQDKTIKELLQPIEPELIISKNTVCYVKSGDSRVLTIKNHYFYYIPLVKSLEQLLFHPRILAVIEEGPQPCKNGFFHDLVDGDIFKSHPLFLKVPTALQLILYTDEIELCNPLGSRANKNKLLLIYYTLGNIKPKYRSRLAAIRLLAMVKSKDLSDCGIDKIFERINRDLIELYDGVKVVTANGEKTICGALMSVCGDTLAQHEVAGFKEGVGFAYSKCRHCECNFEDMQEQFNEDLFVKRTMASHIRQCSDIEKASTDFLKENLKTTYGINRRSKLTEFPQFDVINQTPQDIMHVILEGVAPYEIKCVLKYLVLSGHMELDTFNCAIIGFPYSPVDARDKPCPISVNTLSSNDNKLKQSAGQMLVLLKILPFLIDTIEENDYTQMLLKLLEIVKILFSPIIALPTLSRLKLLIEQHLKDFKQLFPDTNIIPKQHYLLHLPSQIKALGPMVRHMCMRFESKHCFFKQWALKSSFKNICKSLVKHNQLYECSQNVHEKHPIFSSEVEMGPVSEVKNVHYVEGKMKDFLGIEQVQHVVSVKWIMQHGNKYTCEKTLVISNVINSTPEFGLVKNIYIVNSSVYCFECQPLSITEWNDHYLAYEVEVPYLAQANIFVDAEKLVDYTPYYYLTFNNSKYIPMKYDLTDINEHHSL